Proteins encoded together in one Marinobacter sp. Arc7-DN-1 window:
- the aupA gene encoding alkane uptake protein AupA, with protein MAISSRLSVRALSVAIASLSAGLSLPANASMGNLGTTYGVMPVDVATAQSLSMFNDQVSATYYNPAYLTKDERGELTAGILHSEQELRSANPNANGDVLSSSPSQHVLIGMKTNLGSLTRFKHPIYLGFIAGVEKYGKEMLAFDSQTTESGQFLQYGKEPLFLNIGGATPLWRGISAGASVRVTLDATANLDAVSTLGGETTRERLAVNAEPSLKTILGTSIDLGSTFCPESDCFFQGWETAFTYRTKSSASTTVDSNIIVTQTIPDPGLSLAVSTIDSFQPETFGFGAQYRGDSWRIGGSIEQQNWSELEQQFAGDTIKDQGSVAPGDRIQFDDILIPRVGAEYALNKNFSLRAGLAYEESPLKSTRNPEINYLDTDKIVVGLGLSATYDRTRLLAYPVRLDIGYQYQQLQERDFTLVDFDGNETSVTADGDVHVVSGSVTLKF; from the coding sequence ATGGCTATTTCCTCCCGGCTCTCAGTACGGGCCCTGTCCGTCGCCATCGCCTCTCTGTCAGCAGGTCTCTCTCTCCCGGCAAATGCCAGCATGGGCAACCTCGGCACCACCTACGGCGTCATGCCGGTGGATGTGGCAACCGCCCAGTCGCTGTCCATGTTCAACGATCAGGTATCCGCCACCTACTACAACCCGGCCTACCTGACCAAAGACGAGCGAGGCGAGCTGACGGCCGGCATCCTGCACTCAGAGCAGGAACTGCGTTCGGCCAACCCGAACGCCAATGGCGATGTGCTTTCCAGCTCACCCAGCCAGCATGTGCTGATTGGTATGAAGACCAACCTTGGCTCGCTGACCCGCTTCAAACATCCGATTTATCTGGGCTTCATCGCCGGTGTCGAGAAGTACGGCAAGGAGATGCTGGCGTTCGATTCGCAGACCACGGAAAGCGGCCAATTCCTGCAATATGGCAAGGAGCCATTGTTCCTGAATATCGGTGGCGCAACGCCTCTCTGGCGCGGGATTTCCGCCGGTGCGTCGGTGAGGGTAACGCTTGATGCCACGGCGAACCTGGATGCTGTATCCACTCTGGGTGGCGAAACCACTCGCGAGCGACTTGCAGTCAATGCCGAACCTTCCCTGAAGACCATTCTGGGCACCAGCATTGATCTTGGCAGCACCTTTTGCCCGGAAAGCGATTGTTTCTTTCAGGGATGGGAGACGGCTTTTACCTACCGGACCAAATCCTCTGCCTCAACCACGGTCGACTCCAACATTATCGTGACCCAGACCATCCCGGACCCGGGCCTGAGTCTTGCGGTCTCTACCATCGATTCTTTTCAGCCGGAGACCTTCGGTTTTGGCGCCCAGTACAGGGGCGACAGCTGGCGTATCGGCGGCAGTATCGAACAGCAGAACTGGTCGGAGCTTGAGCAGCAGTTCGCTGGCGACACCATTAAGGATCAGGGCTCCGTGGCACCTGGTGACCGGATTCAGTTTGATGACATCCTGATTCCCAGAGTGGGCGCCGAGTACGCACTCAACAAAAACTTCTCCCTGCGCGCCGGCCTTGCCTATGAGGAGTCACCGCTCAAATCCACCCGCAACCCGGAGATCAACTATCTCGATACCGACAAAATTGTCGTTGGCCTCGGTCTGAGTGCCACCTATGACCGCACCCGCCTGTTGGCCTATCCGGTACGCCTGGACATCGGCTACCAGTACCAGCAATTGCAGGAGCGGGATTTCACGCTGGTGGATTTTGACGGAAACGAAACTTCCGTAACGGCGGACGGCGACGTTCATGTTGTCAGCGGCTCTGTCACCCTGAAGTTTTAA